Proteins encoded by one window of Myripristis murdjan chromosome 1, fMyrMur1.1, whole genome shotgun sequence:
- the cacng5a gene encoding voltage-dependent calcium channel gamma-5 subunit isoform X2, which produces MSLCGRKALTLLSSVFAVCGLGLLGIAVSTDYWLYLEEGVILPLNQSTEIRMSLHSGLWRVCFLAGDEKGRCFTIEYVMPTNVQMTSESTVSVLKMIRSATPFPLVSLFFMFIGFVLSNIGHIRPHRTILAFVSGIFFILSGLSLVVGLVLYISSINDEMLNRTKTNEAYFSYKYGWSFAFAAISFLLTETAGVMSVYLFMKRYTAEEMYRPHQGFYRPRLSNCSDYSGQFLHPDAWAGRGRSPSSISSEASLQMNSSTYPALLKCPEYDQMSSSPC; this is translated from the exons ATGAGCCTATGTGGCAGGAAGGCGCTGACGTTGCTGAGCAGCGTGTTCGCTGTATGCGGCCTGGGCCTGCTGGGGATCGCCGTCAGCACCGACTACTGGCTTTACCTGGAGGAGGGTGTGATACTTCCCCTCAACCAGAGCACGGAGATACGAATGTCCCTCCACTCTGGCCTATGGAGAGTCTGCTTCCTCGCTG GGGATGAGAAAGGTCGATGTTTCACCATCGAGTATGTGATGCCCACTAATGTCCAGATGACCTCTGAGTCCACCGTTAGTGTCCTGA AGATGATCCGTTCTGCCACACCCTTCCCCCTGGTCAGCCTCTTCTTCATGTTCATCGGCTTCGTCCTCAGTAACATCGGCCACATCCGTCCCCACCGCACCATCCTGGCCTTTGTATCTGGAATCTTCTTCATCCTGTCAG GTCTCTCTCTGGTGGTTGGTCTGGTGTTGTACATCTCCAGCATTAATGATGAGATGCTGAACAGGACCAAAACTAATGAGGCCTACTTCAGCTACAAATATGGCTGGTCATTTGCTTTCGCTGCCATCTCCTTCCTGCTCACTGAG ACGGCGGGTGTCATGTCGGTGTACCTGTTCATGAAGCGATACACAGCGGAGGAAATGTACCGGCCCCACCAAGGTTTCTACCGGCCACGCCTCAGCAACTGCTCCGACTACTCCGGCCAGTTCCTCCATCCAGACGCCTGGGCTGGCCGTGGACGAAgtccctcctccatctcctccgaGGCCTCCCTCCAGATGAACTCCTCCACCTACCCCGCCCTCCTCAAATGTCCCGAGTACGACCAAATGTCCTCCTCACCTTGCTGA
- the cacng5a gene encoding voltage-dependent calcium channel gamma-5 subunit isoform X1, whose product MSLCGRKALTLLSSVFAVCGLGLLGIAVSTDYWLYLEEGVILPLNQSTEIRMSLHSGLWRVCFLAAARRSGQMLSRNKPGDEKGRCFTIEYVMPTNVQMTSESTVSVLKMIRSATPFPLVSLFFMFIGFVLSNIGHIRPHRTILAFVSGIFFILSGLSLVVGLVLYISSINDEMLNRTKTNEAYFSYKYGWSFAFAAISFLLTETAGVMSVYLFMKRYTAEEMYRPHQGFYRPRLSNCSDYSGQFLHPDAWAGRGRSPSSISSEASLQMNSSTYPALLKCPEYDQMSSSPC is encoded by the exons ATGAGCCTATGTGGCAGGAAGGCGCTGACGTTGCTGAGCAGCGTGTTCGCTGTATGCGGCCTGGGCCTGCTGGGGATCGCCGTCAGCACCGACTACTGGCTTTACCTGGAGGAGGGTGTGATACTTCCCCTCAACCAGAGCACGGAGATACGAATGTCCCTCCACTCTGGCCTATGGAGAGTCTGCTTCCTCGCTG CGGCGCGACGTTCTGGACAAATGTTGTCTCGCAATAAACCAG GGGATGAGAAAGGTCGATGTTTCACCATCGAGTATGTGATGCCCACTAATGTCCAGATGACCTCTGAGTCCACCGTTAGTGTCCTGA AGATGATCCGTTCTGCCACACCCTTCCCCCTGGTCAGCCTCTTCTTCATGTTCATCGGCTTCGTCCTCAGTAACATCGGCCACATCCGTCCCCACCGCACCATCCTGGCCTTTGTATCTGGAATCTTCTTCATCCTGTCAG GTCTCTCTCTGGTGGTTGGTCTGGTGTTGTACATCTCCAGCATTAATGATGAGATGCTGAACAGGACCAAAACTAATGAGGCCTACTTCAGCTACAAATATGGCTGGTCATTTGCTTTCGCTGCCATCTCCTTCCTGCTCACTGAG ACGGCGGGTGTCATGTCGGTGTACCTGTTCATGAAGCGATACACAGCGGAGGAAATGTACCGGCCCCACCAAGGTTTCTACCGGCCACGCCTCAGCAACTGCTCCGACTACTCCGGCCAGTTCCTCCATCCAGACGCCTGGGCTGGCCGTGGACGAAgtccctcctccatctcctccgaGGCCTCCCTCCAGATGAACTCCTCCACCTACCCCGCCCTCCTCAAATGTCCCGAGTACGACCAAATGTCCTCCTCACCTTGCTGA